The segment aggggactcagggtaaggggttggggtgcagcaggcggtgcagaatgtgggagggggctccggtgTAAGAGGAGGTGTGGACTGTGGGGGGGgaatcagggcagtgggttggagtgtggcagggggctcaagaCAAGaggttagggggctcagggcagggggttggggtgtaggctccggcccggcgccgcttacctcgAGTGGCTGTGGGGTGGCAGTGgcatgcagtggggctaaggcaggctccctgcctaccttgtccccgtgctgctcccagaagtggccagcatgtccggtagtggttcctgggggtgggggtcagtggCTCTGCCTCGCACTGCCCTGTCTGTGAGTACCatccccgaagctcccattggccgcagttccccattccaggccaatgggggttgtgggggggcggtgcctgcaggcaagggcagtgcatggagccctctaacacccacccaccccattcCCCAGGGACCACAGGGaaatggtgccggccgcttccgggagcggcgcggggccagggcaggcagggagcctgccttagccctgctgcaccacagggctggcaatcccaCAGGCCGGGTTGAAAGCCCcgacaggccgtagtttgccctcccttCCCCTAGTACCTACAGACTGAGAGTAAAGTCTTTCTTACCTGGCACTGTCTCAACAGACCATTCCTAGCATTTTTGTAGCACGTGCAGAAAAGAAATCTGACTTCATGGGATTCCATTATGAATTAGAAACCTCCAAATCTTGAGGGGTTTCTTTATTCGAAATTGATGCATAAGTAATGTAAGGATTATCTTTCCCCTCTTctcgcccccacccccctttctagCAGATGATAGGATCTTGGTCAAACATGAGGACCGTCCTGAGGAGAGAGGTCCTGTGAACCAGGAACTGCCTGTGACCTTATCAGGAAGATCAGAAGCATGCGTTTTCCAGGTAGCCAGCTGCGAAAATCAGCCCAACTCAAACATGCAGCTCATCTCAAACACAACCCCTACAGCAAACAATCTGGGGGAATCCACTCAAGGTGAAACAGAGTTTGGTCAGTTTCCAAACGTCACCGCCCAACAGGGAAGCCAACTGGGAGAGAGACCATATTtgtgcagtgagtgtgggaagtGCTTCAGCCGGAAAGACATCTTCATAtcacatcagagaacccacacagcCGAGAAACCCTATTCCTGCTCCGAGTGTGGGAAAAAGTTTGCCCAGCAATCCAACCTGAACAACCACTTCCGGCTCCACACAGGTGAGAGGCTTTATGTGTGTTCacagtgcgggaagagcttcatcCACCAGTCCAGGCTCACCTACCACTACAGAGTCCACACGGGAGAGCGGCCCTACATGTGCACAGAGTGCGGGAAGGGCTTCACCGAGCAATCCAAATTAACAAACCACTATCGAATCCATACAGGCGAGAGGCCGCACACTTGTGccgagtgcgggaagagcttcagttTGAAGATAAGCCTTATAATTCACCAGAGAAACCACGCCAAGGAAAGGCCTTATGAATGCACTGAATGCGGCTTAAACTTCAATTGTCACTCAGGACTCATCAGGCACCAGATGATTCACACGGGGGAGCGACCCTATAAATGCACAGACTGTGGGAAAGGCTTCATGCGGAAGGAGCATCTTCTGAACCACCAGCGACtgcacacgggagagagaccctaccaATGTACGgtgtgcgggaaaagcttcattcgGAAGCATCATCTTCTGAAACATCAGCGgatccacaccggggagcggccctacCAGTGCGCTGAGTGTGGCAAGAGCTTTAGGTATAAACAGTCGCTCAAAGATCACCTGAGAATTCATAGTGCAGAGCAGGGGCCGCCGGAAATTTCCCAGGGCCTTTTGCAGGAAATAGAAACTGGGCTCCTTGATGTTAAAATAGAAAATACATGGTAGCATGATTGTAAATAGTCAGTTGCCTA is part of the Chrysemys picta bellii isolate R12L10 chromosome 2, ASM1138683v2, whole genome shotgun sequence genome and harbors:
- the LOC101943020 gene encoding zinc finger protein 398 isoform X1, with the translated sequence MAERAAAQASEWDTEVQAPLIPDVSFVKETQLQTAAISLWTVVAAVQAVERKVESHAMRLLNLERRSGAAEKKFVDCEKTVVEFGNQLESKWAVLGTLIQEYGLLQRRLENMENLLKNRNFWILRIPPASKGEDPKVPMAFDDVSIQIPREKWENLEEWQKELYKNVMKGNYESLISLDHAISRPDILSRIEQEEELCAGEPQDLEVREIPTESTTDVIHDFPPAPGTSVSAGPSTESPISTTDIMSWIKQEEEQSIRAQANAKERETHRSTCTTDDRILVKHEDRPEERGPVNQELPVTLSGRSEACVFQVASCENQPNSNMQLISNTTPTANNLGESTQGETEFGQFPNVTAQQGSQLGERPYLCSECGKCFSRKDIFISHQRTHTAEKPYSCSECGKKFAQQSNLNNHFRLHTGERLYVCSQCGKSFIHQSRLTYHYRVHTGERPYMCTECGKGFTEQSKLTNHYRIHTGERPHTCAECGKSFSLKISLIIHQRNHAKERPYECTECGLNFNCHSGLIRHQMIHTGERPYKCTDCGKGFMRKEHLLNHQRLHTGERPYQCTVCGKSFIRKHHLLKHQRIHTGERPYQCAECGKSFRYKQSLKDHLRIHSAEQGPPEISQGLLQEIETGLLDVKIENTW
- the LOC101943020 gene encoding zinc finger protein 398 isoform X2 → MAERAAAQASEWDTEVQAPLIPDVSFVKETQLQTAAISLWTVVAAVQAVERKVESHAMRLLNLERRSGAAEKKFVDCEKTVVEFGNQLESKWAVLGTLIQEYGLLQRRLENMENLLKNRNFWILRIPPASKGEDPKVPMAFDDVSIQIPREKWENLEEWQKELYKNVMKGNYESLISLDHAISRPDILSRIEQEEELCAGEPQDLEVREIPTESTTDVIHDFPPAPGTSVSAGPSTESPISTTDIMSWIKQEEEQSIRAQANAKERETHRSTCTNDRILVKHEDRPEERGPVNQELPVTLSGRSEACVFQVASCENQPNSNMQLISNTTPTANNLGESTQGETEFGQFPNVTAQQGSQLGERPYLCSECGKCFSRKDIFISHQRTHTAEKPYSCSECGKKFAQQSNLNNHFRLHTGERLYVCSQCGKSFIHQSRLTYHYRVHTGERPYMCTECGKGFTEQSKLTNHYRIHTGERPHTCAECGKSFSLKISLIIHQRNHAKERPYECTECGLNFNCHSGLIRHQMIHTGERPYKCTDCGKGFMRKEHLLNHQRLHTGERPYQCTVCGKSFIRKHHLLKHQRIHTGERPYQCAECGKSFRYKQSLKDHLRIHSAEQGPPEISQGLLQEIETGLLDVKIENTW